aacaaaaaaaaactggctagCGTGTGCGTAGTGCGAAACGTCAACGAGCAGTCGCGTCGCACAGACAGTATAGAAAGTGAATATCGAAGGTTTTTGGTGTTTCTTGTTGGGGAGGGGGTTTATTTTGGGCCTCATTTTCCCCCCGGTTTCCGGTATGCACGTACAGCACACCCGTGGGTTGCTAGTGTGGCGTGCAAGTGCCTGCCAGCAGCGAACAAGCGTGAAAGTGGTCCATTAGGTGAGACTCGGTGCCACTGTTAGTCTGGCGTGCGAACGGAAATACCAAAGCGGGGTGAGACTCGCCGTTTCGCAGGGCCATTTTCGAACTGGCTGACCTTTTCCGGTGCGCGTTTCGGGTTAATGGTGCGAGATCCCGCAGGAATGTGTGAGGCGCAACTCTAGAGCGCGCAGCACCATCCCATTCCCCGTAGTGTGGTAGCGAGTTCCTATAGTGCAGCCGAGCTCCAGGAAACGTCCGACAGTTTGCTTTCACAAACagacaaacgaacaaacgaatCACGCGTACAGATAGACTACTCTCTTCGATCTCCAGAAGCTGCACCGCTTGATCCCGTCCCGACGCCATTAGTCTTTCCCTGCTAGCGAGCTGTAGTGAAGGTGAAGCGTTTCCTTGCGTGACTGGGACCGAACAAGGGAAAGAGGAGAACAAACACAAGCCACTCCAAGTGGAGGAGCGTTACCTGTTGAACATCCACTGCGGTAGGTTAAGCGTTACGGACGTTCGTGTCGGCAGTCATCAGGATCAGTCCGCTCCATAACCGGCACGAGCGTGCGGAAGGTCCCAAAGGTCCTCGCAGGTATCCGCGTCCGTGCGGGAATACCCCCATCCATCGAACTTCTCACCCCACCAGGGGGCACCTCTGTACGTTCCGCGCCTTGCGCCGAAAACCtcgaggtgtgtgtgtgtgtgcgtgggagtacgtgcgtgtgtgtgtgtggcagtaGTGAAAAATGATCCGACCGATTCTACCGATACTGGCGTACATGAGCGTGCTCTCGAGTACGTACTCGCTGCACATGGCACGCGATGCTTACATCAAGCCACCGCCACCTCCGCCACCTGCCCAGCTGCTCGACGACCTGGACGATATGTCCGAGCTGCTGGCGGAGAACGGTGTCGACCTGATGCGGCCAATGATGGGCACCGTACACCAGAAGCCCCACAGTGGCACTAGCgtcggcggtggcggtggaacGGTCGGGGGCAGtggcagcatcatcagcagtaACACCGGTGCCGTATCGTTAGGTACCATCACCCATGTGACGAGCAATGAGCTGCCCGAGCTGAGTCCGCCGCCAGCGCATCTGCCGGCGGCGTTACGCCACGGCCCGATCGGGCCACTTGTTGGGCAGCCACCGCGCGGCCTGCAGGAGCTGTTCGGTGTGCAGACCAACTTCGACATACGTGcggcacagcagcagctgtcCCACGGTCCGAATGGTGCGACGTCCACCTTCGACGCCAACCAGTCCTCCTCCAGCGGTATGGACGATCGGGATGATGATAACGGTGATGGTGGCGGTGGGAGAGGTGAGGATGGTGACGATCTCAACGGATCAgcagctgctggtggtggtggacagGGCAATGTCAATCTGCAACGGTCGGCGTCGAGCAGCAAGCGAGCGTCACCGACCGGGGGACGCAATAAGATGATGGTCAACTCTGCCCAAGACGTCGGCGGAAGCAGTAGCGGTCTGCCATCGATCCCGCACGACATCGCTAACCAAATGATGCTGCGCAGTACACGCGGTCAGCGGCAGTACGATGTGCCGCAAATTGGTAAGTTATTTGGTCATTTTTAACTGTGCTTAGATTGTGCTATAAAACTAATGAAGCTGGGTTCTATTGGCCAGCCGGTATTAGAGTTGCTTCACAAAAATAGCTGTTACGAGGAAAGCGTCtttggaaaactttgcaaacaaGTGCAAAATACTGCGGGAAAAATAGGACACAGCTGTGTAAAAAGTGctataaaaattgattttgacatttgattGACATTTGACATTAGATAGTCAGTCATCTTAGTGTCTAAGATGGTCTTAAAAGGCAAGTGTCTTCAAAGTTTTAATGTATAATAGAAGACGTATGTTCATTACTTACCTGTTttggaattttgttttgcacgaaTCATTTTGTATGAGAATATTTAGTGATACTATACTTTTGACACTTGCTATAAATTTGTTACCATCCATATATTATCATAAAGGATTCTGGTGCCTATAATTGGCACTAAAAACCCAACAGATACTATATTTCACGATGCAATAAACGTTAGAATAAGACTAAATCCAATCCACAGCTCGTTGCCATCGTTTGAAATGTCCATGCCAGGCTCTACAGAATTACTCTTTTTGAACAATTTGTGATTATGTGCGAGAAACTATCATTTAAGTACTGGAGATCAATAGTTTAAGTACGAGATCAATGCGTTTGTCTacgagtttgtttgtttattcgaTAGTCATGAGAGTTCATTTTACTTAGATCGGTATCATAGCCCTTGATCGATTGCCATAATAGTGCTCTCGTGCAATTACGCTTTGAACTATTTAAtacaatatttcatttctaaCTAATTCTCGTAAATTATTactaaaaaaatcgaattccTCGATTTTGCTGTAATCCAATTTCAATATTCAACATTATGTTTGTTAGCCTAAAATTCGTTCATCAGTTGCTGAAGTAGATGAAGCACAACCATAAATGATAAGATTTTGCTATAAATCAATATTGCACTCACTAAATTGAAGCTTTATCTCAACTTCAAACAGCAAAATGATTCGTTAGCATTTGCGCACATTCCTGGAATCAGGCACCCAAAACATATTTGTGCAGTCGGAGTTTGACCAAGCAAATGGCTTATCGTACCATTCATCCCAATGCCCAGATCTGAAAGATctgaaaatatgcaaaagaTTCAAAAGATCGTTCTTGAAAATTTACGTTTTCCCGGAATTTTACCCAACCGTCGAGGTCATGCTGCATTCCTCCAGTGCACTCGCATTCAACAGCGCATCCAACAAGTGCCGCCACTTCAACTAAACCCGTACTTGCACCGAATCCGTCGGTCGATTCGTTCGCtagaaattaaatcaaattacacACTAGAAAATGGTTACgacaatcaaatcaaaataaatgccATCGTCCAAACGTTTCTTGGTCCGCTATCGTACGGTGGGcgacacccccccccccccccatggTACGACACTAAATCCAAACCCGATCTCGGAACGCTACATACCGAGCGATACGTGAGT
This region of Anopheles marshallii chromosome 2, idAnoMarsDA_429_01, whole genome shotgun sequence genomic DNA includes:
- the LOC128707402 gene encoding PE-PGRS family protein PE_PGRS26 — encoded protein: MIRPILPILAYMSVLSSTYSLHMARDAYIKPPPPPPPAQLLDDLDDMSELLAENGVDLMRPMMGTVHQKPHSGTSVGGGGGTVGGSGSIISSNTGAVSLGTITHVTSNELPELSPPPAHLPAALRHGPIGPLVGQPPRGLQELFGVQTNFDIRAAQQQLSHGPNGATSTFDANQSSSSGMDDRDDDNGDGGGGRGEDGDDLNGSAAAGGGGQGNVNLQRSASSSKRASPTGGRNKMMVNSAQDVGGSSSGLPSIPHDIANQMMLRSTRGQRQYDVPQIECPPAMDGMERFACPTPDRQGRYRCIDDHVLCDGFIDCPEGEDEDRQACMFYKTTKAHLDVLADALLRWARGR